The Mesorhizobium loti genome includes a region encoding these proteins:
- a CDS encoding ABC transporter ATP-binding protein codes for MSLLDIENLSLTIGDTQILKGMELSVAPGEVMGLVGESGSGKSMTALTVMQLLPHAARATGRVTFDGIDILAATEDQMCALRGDDIGMVFQEPMTALNPVKTIGEQVAEGIRWHTKASRAEAEDRARKMLDRVGLPEAKFPMSRYPHELSGGQRQRVVIAIACALKPKLLIADEPTTALDVVLQAQILDLLRDLVAESRMGLLLISHDLAVVTEMADRITILRHGEVMEAGDTARTLSQQLHPYTRQLAQASMHVPARARPHGIEMARPLLQVEGVTRDYPGRRTSLFKRAPGIRAVDDVSLSMAPGQSVALVGRSGCGKSTLARMILALDRPSSGTISFRGGTITGKSEAELKPARRDMQVVFQDPYGSFDPRQKVEKLVAEPLHVLEKKPTRAERREMVAHALHEVGLGISDMDKYPHEFSGGQRQRLSIARAIITRPKLVVADEAVSALDVSIRAQILDLFAELNQKLGIAYLFITHDLTVARAITDEVLVMHDGKIVERGKTNEVLDHPQSEAAKALVTAAPDLHRAIARRMQEQG; via the coding sequence ATGAGCCTGCTCGACATCGAGAACCTGTCGCTGACCATCGGCGACACGCAGATCCTCAAGGGCATGGAGCTTTCCGTCGCGCCCGGTGAGGTGATGGGCCTGGTTGGCGAATCCGGTTCGGGCAAGTCGATGACCGCGCTGACGGTGATGCAGCTGCTGCCCCATGCCGCGCGTGCCACCGGGCGCGTCACATTCGACGGCATCGACATCCTGGCAGCAACCGAGGACCAGATGTGCGCGCTGCGCGGCGACGACATCGGCATGGTGTTCCAGGAGCCGATGACAGCGCTCAATCCGGTCAAGACCATCGGCGAACAAGTTGCCGAAGGCATACGCTGGCACACCAAGGCCAGCCGCGCCGAAGCCGAAGACCGGGCGCGAAAAATGCTCGACCGTGTCGGCTTGCCCGAAGCGAAATTCCCAATGTCGCGCTATCCGCACGAACTGTCCGGCGGCCAGCGCCAGCGCGTCGTCATCGCCATCGCTTGCGCGCTGAAGCCGAAGCTGCTGATCGCCGACGAACCGACGACGGCGCTCGATGTGGTGCTGCAGGCACAGATCCTCGACCTGTTGCGCGACCTCGTCGCCGAAAGCCGCATGGGCCTGCTCCTGATCTCGCACGACCTCGCCGTGGTGACCGAGATGGCCGACCGCATCACCATCCTGCGCCACGGCGAGGTGATGGAAGCCGGTGACACGGCACGCACGCTGTCCCAACAGCTCCACCCCTACACGCGCCAGCTGGCGCAGGCCTCGATGCATGTGCCGGCGCGCGCCAGGCCGCATGGCATCGAGATGGCCCGACCTTTGCTTCAGGTCGAGGGCGTGACCCGCGACTATCCCGGCCGGCGCACCTCGCTGTTCAAGCGCGCTCCTGGTATCCGCGCCGTCGACGATGTCTCGCTGTCGATGGCGCCGGGTCAGTCGGTGGCGCTGGTCGGCCGCTCCGGTTGCGGCAAGTCGACGCTCGCCCGCATGATCCTGGCGCTGGACCGGCCAAGCTCGGGCACGATCTCGTTTCGCGGCGGGACCATAACCGGTAAGAGCGAAGCCGAGCTAAAGCCGGCGCGACGCGACATGCAGGTCGTTTTTCAAGATCCCTACGGATCCTTCGACCCGCGCCAGAAGGTCGAAAAACTGGTCGCTGAACCCCTGCATGTGCTGGAGAAAAAGCCGACGCGCGCCGAACGCCGCGAGATGGTGGCGCATGCGCTGCACGAAGTCGGCCTCGGCATCAGCGACATGGACAAGTACCCGCACGAATTTTCCGGCGGCCAGCGCCAGCGCCTGTCGATCGCCCGCGCCATCATCACCCGCCCCAAGCTGGTCGTCGCCGACGAGGCGGTCTCGGCGCTCGACGTCTCGATCCGTGCCCAGATCCTCGATTTGTTCGCGGAACTCAACCAGAAGCTCGGCATCGCCTATCTCTTCATCACCCACGACCTGACCGTCGCCCGCGCCATCACGGACGAGGTGCTGGTCATGCATGACGGCAAGATCGTCGAGCGCGGCAAGACAAACGAGGTGCTCGATCACCCGCAGTCCGAGGCGGCCAAGGCGCTTGTCACCGCAGCCCCTGATCTACACCGGGCGATCGCTCGGCGGATGCAGGAGCAAGGTTAA
- a CDS encoding lipid A biosynthesis lauroyl acyltransferase, translating into MFKKFRRDLKFRYGRQLRQLNYWLVARAAMMIISVLRLLPADSALNFADRVARRVGPRVGRHQVAVDNLRNAYPEKSESEIQAIASDMWGNMARLAAEYIFLDALFDYDPAASKPGRVEVGGIEHFVEIAGEQKPHIVFTGHLGNFELLPVAAATFGMNITALFRPPNNPYLADYILSTRRSTMGSLLPSMAGASFALAGVLENGGNIGILVDQKFSNGLDTTFFGRPCQSNRVLGTLARHYDCDVYPARCVRLPGNRFRLEIEDKLTLPRTADGSVDVHATTQLLCDVVERWVREDPGQWMWFHKRWEIGGGRRKRPSQAKAPVAGA; encoded by the coding sequence GTGTTCAAGAAGTTCCGCCGGGACCTCAAATTTCGTTACGGCAGGCAGCTGCGCCAGCTCAATTACTGGCTGGTGGCGCGCGCGGCGATGATGATCATCTCGGTTCTGCGCCTGTTGCCGGCCGACAGTGCGCTGAACTTCGCCGACCGGGTCGCGCGCCGCGTCGGCCCCCGGGTGGGCCGCCATCAGGTCGCCGTCGACAATCTGCGCAACGCCTATCCGGAAAAAAGCGAAAGCGAAATCCAGGCGATCGCCTCCGACATGTGGGGCAACATGGCTCGGCTGGCCGCCGAATACATCTTTCTCGACGCCCTGTTCGACTACGATCCCGCAGCCAGCAAGCCCGGCCGCGTCGAGGTCGGGGGAATAGAGCATTTCGTCGAGATCGCCGGCGAACAGAAGCCGCATATCGTCTTCACCGGCCATCTCGGCAATTTCGAACTCTTGCCGGTGGCGGCAGCGACCTTCGGCATGAATATCACGGCGCTGTTTCGCCCGCCCAACAATCCCTATCTCGCCGACTACATCCTGTCGACGCGCCGTTCGACCATGGGCTCATTGCTGCCATCGATGGCCGGCGCCTCATTCGCGCTGGCAGGGGTTCTGGAGAATGGCGGCAATATCGGCATCCTTGTCGACCAGAAATTCTCCAACGGCCTGGACACGACATTCTTCGGCCGTCCCTGCCAGAGCAATCGGGTGTTGGGCACCCTTGCCCGTCACTACGACTGCGACGTCTATCCGGCGCGCTGTGTCAGGCTGCCAGGCAACCGCTTCCGGCTCGAGATCGAAGACAAGCTCACCTTGCCGCGCACCGCTGACGGCAGCGTCGATGTCCATGCCACCACCCAGTTGCTCTGCGACGTGGTCGAACGCTGGGTACGCGAAGACCCGGGCCAGTGGATGTGGTTCCACAAGAGGTGGGAGATCGGCGGCGGGCGGAGAAAGCGGCCTTCGCAGGCAAAGGCGCCGGTCGCCGGCGCCTGA
- a CDS encoding acyl carrier protein produces the protein MSTTFDKVAKIIADTSEIDIDTITPESHTIDDLGIDSLDFLDIVFAIDKEFGIKVPLEKWTQEVNDGKASTDDYFVMKNLCAKIDALVAAKTA, from the coding sequence TTGTCCACCACGTTCGACAAAGTCGCCAAGATCATTGCCGACACCAGCGAGATCGATATCGACACCATCACGCCCGAAAGCCACACGATCGACGATCTCGGCATCGACAGCCTCGATTTCCTCGACATCGTCTTCGCAATCGACAAGGAATTCGGCATCAAGGTGCCGCTGGAAAAGTGGACCCAGGAGGTCAATGACGGCAAGGCTTCGACCGACGATTACTTCGTCATGAAGAACCTGTGCGCCAAGATCGACGCGCTGGTCGCCGCCAAGACCGCTTGA
- a CDS encoding beta-ketoacyl-ACP synthase, with the protein MSSPRDVVITGIGLVSSLGEGPDTHWQKLAQPGLQPMLETARFAPYTVHPLPEIDWNLQIAKRGDQRQMETWQRLGTYAAGLALDDAGIKGNDELCATMDMVVAAGGGERDEAVDAAILAASESRNDRDVLLNEKLTTELRPTLFLAQLSNLLAGNISIVHKVTGSSRTFMGEEGAGVAAVETAAARIRSGQSTHILVGGAFQTEHSDMLLGYELAGYLHRGAWKPVWQRRGAEGGGVVTGSGGAFLVLEQREHATSRGRKIYAELGPVVSGRARRPRGELDAEIAALLNQAALPNGKLLALSGASGAHAATSAEKAALDANPAIAARGFSTLTGHMKEAQFPFAVALAALAVDRKAAYPVFDAAAETPYEGVPAAVLATAIGYHQFEGMALVNAA; encoded by the coding sequence ATGAGCAGCCCCCGCGACGTCGTCATCACCGGTATCGGCCTTGTCTCCTCGCTGGGGGAAGGTCCTGATACCCATTGGCAAAAGCTCGCGCAGCCGGGCCTGCAGCCGATGCTGGAAACGGCGCGCTTTGCGCCCTACACCGTCCATCCGCTGCCTGAGATCGACTGGAACCTGCAGATCGCCAAGCGCGGCGATCAGCGCCAGATGGAAACCTGGCAAAGGCTCGGCACCTATGCTGCCGGCCTTGCGCTGGACGATGCCGGCATCAAGGGCAATGACGAACTCTGCGCGACCATGGACATGGTTGTGGCCGCCGGCGGTGGCGAGCGCGACGAGGCGGTCGATGCCGCCATTCTCGCCGCTTCGGAAAGCCGCAATGACCGCGATGTGCTGCTCAACGAGAAATTGACCACTGAATTGCGGCCGACACTGTTCCTGGCCCAATTGTCCAACCTGCTCGCCGGCAACATCTCCATCGTCCACAAGGTCACCGGCTCGTCCCGAACCTTCATGGGTGAGGAAGGTGCCGGCGTTGCCGCCGTCGAGACCGCCGCCGCGCGCATCCGCTCGGGCCAGTCGACGCATATCCTGGTCGGCGGCGCCTTCCAGACCGAACATTCCGACATGCTGCTCGGCTATGAGCTTGCCGGCTATCTGCATCGCGGCGCGTGGAAGCCGGTCTGGCAAAGACGGGGCGCCGAGGGCGGCGGCGTTGTGACCGGATCCGGCGGCGCATTCCTGGTGCTGGAGCAGCGCGAACACGCGACAAGCCGCGGACGAAAGATCTATGCCGAGCTCGGGCCGGTCGTCTCCGGCCGCGCCAGACGGCCACGGGGAGAACTCGACGCCGAGATCGCCGCGCTGCTTAACCAGGCTGCATTGCCGAACGGCAAATTGCTGGCCCTGTCGGGCGCATCGGGGGCGCATGCGGCGACATCAGCCGAGAAGGCAGCGCTCGATGCCAATCCGGCGATCGCCGCGCGCGGCTTCTCGACGCTAACCGGGCACATGAAGGAAGCGCAGTTTCCCTTCGCCGTGGCGCTGGCGGCACTCGCCGTCGACCGCAAGGCCGCATACCCTGTTTTTGATGCCGCAGCCGAGACGCCATACGAAGGCGTTCCCGCAGCCGTCCTTGCAACGGCGATCGGCTATCACCAATTCGAAGGCATGGCGCTGGTCAACGCCGCCTGA
- a CDS encoding acetylornithine deacetylase/succinyl-diaminopimelate desuccinylase family protein: protein MNERLLQAIDDRRDDVVALTAELIRFPTINPPGEAYRPCAEYLGARLKKSGFETEFIRAEGTPGDTDRYPRVNVVARFDGRSPGACVHFNSHIDVVEAGDGWTVDPFAGIVRDGKVYGRGACDMKGGLAASIIAAEAFLEVFPDFPGAIEISGTVDEESGGFGGVAHLARLGYFSKPRVDHVIIPEPLNKDRICLGHRGVWWAEIETKGEIAHGSMPFLGDNAVRHMGAVLRAFEDELFPALDRKMTRMPVVPEGAKRSTMNINSIHGGQTEDFRPGLPSPNVPDSCRLTIDRRFLLEEDLDTVKGEVTGILDRLKRERKKFDYEIRDLMEVLPLMTERDAPVVKAVAQGIMAIFDREPDYVISPGTYDQKHIARIGHIYDCIAYGPGILDLAHRPDEWVGISDMVESAKVMAIGLNVLLRGTATG, encoded by the coding sequence ATGAACGAGCGACTCCTCCAGGCAATCGATGACAGGCGCGACGATGTCGTCGCGCTGACCGCCGAGCTGATCCGTTTTCCGACCATCAATCCACCCGGCGAGGCCTACCGGCCATGCGCCGAATATCTCGGTGCGCGGCTGAAGAAGAGCGGTTTCGAGACCGAATTCATCCGCGCCGAAGGCACGCCCGGCGACACCGACCGCTACCCGCGCGTCAATGTCGTTGCCCGTTTCGACGGGAGATCGCCCGGCGCCTGCGTCCACTTCAACTCGCATATCGACGTGGTCGAAGCCGGCGACGGCTGGACCGTCGATCCCTTTGCCGGCATCGTCAGAGACGGCAAGGTCTATGGCCGCGGCGCCTGCGACATGAAGGGCGGCCTTGCCGCCTCGATCATCGCCGCCGAAGCCTTCCTGGAAGTGTTTCCCGACTTTCCCGGCGCCATCGAAATATCCGGCACCGTCGACGAGGAGTCCGGCGGCTTCGGCGGCGTCGCCCATCTGGCCAGGCTCGGCTATTTCTCAAAACCCAGGGTCGACCACGTCATCATTCCCGAGCCGCTGAACAAGGACCGCATCTGCCTCGGTCATCGCGGCGTCTGGTGGGCGGAGATCGAGACCAAGGGCGAGATCGCGCATGGCTCCATGCCGTTTCTCGGCGACAATGCGGTGCGCCATATGGGCGCCGTGCTCAGGGCTTTCGAGGACGAATTGTTCCCCGCGCTCGACCGCAAGATGACGCGCATGCCGGTCGTGCCCGAAGGAGCAAAACGCTCGACCATGAACATCAATTCGATCCATGGCGGCCAGACCGAGGATTTCCGGCCCGGCCTGCCCTCGCCCAACGTGCCCGATTCCTGCCGGCTGACCATCGATCGCCGTTTCCTGCTCGAGGAGGATCTCGACACCGTCAAAGGTGAAGTGACCGGCATTCTCGACCGGTTGAAGCGCGAGCGGAAAAAATTCGACTACGAAATCCGCGACCTGATGGAAGTGCTGCCACTGATGACCGAGCGCGACGCGCCGGTGGTCAAGGCAGTTGCGCAAGGCATCATGGCGATCTTCGACCGCGAACCCGACTATGTCATTTCGCCCGGCACCTATGACCAGAAGCACATTGCCCGCATCGGCCATATCTATGATTGCATCGCCTATGGCCCAGGCATTCTCGACCTCGCCCACCGGCCGGACGAATGGGTCGGGATATCGGACATGGTGGAATCGGCCAAGGTGATGGCGATCGGGCTCAACGTGCTGCTGCGCGGCACTGCCACGGGATAA
- a CDS encoding ABC transporter permease — MTAYLLKRLAIAIATLVLASMVVFAVLEILPGDPARLMLGMNASADQVELLRNQMGLNAPLAWRYLHWAGGLLSLDFGRSYTYSVPVIDLVRERLAVSLPLALIALALSTIIAIPVGLFSASRRGLAGDTISMGAAQLGVAVPNFWFALMLIYVFAVWLRLVPAGGFPGWNAGIWPALKSLLLPAVALALPQAAILARVTRSALIEVLNEDYIRTARAKGLPYRTVLWRHALRNAMIPVLTILGLQFAFLLAGTIIIENVFYLPGLGRLVFQAITQRDLIVVESVVMLLVAAVIAVNLLVDLSYAVVDPRLRSRQ, encoded by the coding sequence ATGACCGCCTACCTCCTAAAACGCCTCGCCATCGCCATCGCCACGCTGGTGCTGGCCTCCATGGTCGTGTTCGCCGTCCTGGAGATCCTGCCTGGCGATCCGGCGCGGCTGATGCTGGGCATGAACGCCAGTGCCGATCAGGTCGAATTGCTGCGCAACCAGATGGGCCTCAACGCGCCGCTGGCTTGGCGCTATCTGCACTGGGCCGGCGGCCTGCTCAGCCTCGATTTCGGCCGCTCCTACACCTATTCGGTGCCGGTCATCGATCTGGTGCGCGAGCGGCTTGCCGTCTCGCTGCCGCTGGCGCTGATTGCGCTTGCGCTCTCCACCATCATCGCGATTCCCGTCGGCCTGTTTTCCGCCAGCCGGCGTGGACTGGCCGGTGATACGATTTCCATGGGCGCCGCACAGCTCGGCGTCGCCGTGCCCAATTTCTGGTTCGCGCTGATGCTGATCTATGTCTTCGCCGTCTGGCTGCGGCTGGTCCCTGCCGGCGGCTTTCCCGGCTGGAACGCCGGTATCTGGCCAGCCTTGAAATCGCTGCTGCTGCCGGCGGTGGCGCTTGCCTTGCCGCAAGCGGCGATCCTGGCGCGCGTCACCCGATCGGCGCTGATCGAGGTGCTGAACGAAGACTATATCCGCACCGCCCGCGCCAAAGGCCTGCCCTATCGCACTGTCTTGTGGCGGCATGCACTGCGCAACGCCATGATCCCGGTGCTGACCATCCTCGGCCTGCAGTTCGCCTTCCTGCTTGCCGGCACCATCATCATCGAGAATGTCTTTTACCTCCCCGGCCTCGGCCGGCTGGTGTTCCAGGCGATAACCCAGCGCGACCTGATCGTCGTCGAAAGCGTCGTCATGCTGCTGGTCGCCGCCGTCATCGCCGTCAACCTCCTCGTCGACCTTTCCTATGCGGTCGTCGATCCGCGCCTGAGAAGCCGGCAATGA
- a CDS encoding ABC transporter permease — protein MTLHIDIPEETFGSILAKAFRNTAFVTGFVITLLILAMAIVSYAWTPYDVTKLVISDKTQGPSLAHWFGTDHFGRDILSMVMVGARNSIAVALVAVGIGMGVGVPLGAFAAARGGLVDEALMRLNDLVFAFPALLSAIMITAIFGPGAVNAIIAIGIFNIPVFARVARAGALAIWPREFILAARAAGKNSTQISIEHVLPNIATLLLVQGTIQFALGILAEAGLSYLGLGAQPPMPSWGRMLFDAQTRMVVAPWMAIFPGMAIVVAVLGLNLLGDGIADILDPKSRRQR, from the coding sequence ATGACGCTGCACATCGACATCCCTGAGGAGACGTTCGGCAGCATCCTGGCCAAGGCTTTCAGGAACACCGCCTTCGTTACCGGTTTCGTCATCACCTTGCTGATCCTGGCAATGGCAATCGTCTCCTATGCCTGGACGCCCTACGACGTCACGAAGCTGGTGATATCGGACAAGACGCAAGGTCCCTCGCTGGCGCACTGGTTCGGCACCGATCATTTCGGCCGCGACATCCTGTCGATGGTCATGGTGGGCGCCCGCAATTCGATCGCCGTGGCGCTGGTCGCAGTCGGCATCGGCATGGGTGTCGGCGTGCCGCTCGGCGCCTTTGCCGCGGCACGCGGTGGCCTCGTCGACGAGGCGCTGATGCGGCTGAACGACCTCGTCTTCGCCTTCCCGGCACTGCTGTCGGCGATCATGATCACCGCCATATTCGGGCCGGGCGCCGTCAACGCCATCATCGCCATCGGCATCTTCAACATCCCGGTCTTTGCGCGTGTCGCCCGGGCCGGCGCGCTGGCGATCTGGCCGCGCGAGTTCATTCTTGCCGCGCGCGCCGCCGGCAAGAACAGCACCCAGATATCCATCGAGCATGTGCTGCCCAACATTGCCACGCTGCTTCTGGTGCAAGGCACCATCCAGTTCGCGCTGGGCATCCTGGCCGAGGCCGGGCTTTCCTATCTGGGCCTGGGTGCGCAGCCGCCGATGCCGAGCTGGGGCCGCATGCTGTTCGACGCGCAGACCCGGATGGTGGTGGCGCCATGGATGGCGATCTTTCCAGGCATGGCGATCGTTGTCGCCGTGCTGGGGCTGAACCTCCTGGGCGACGGCATCGCCGACATCCTCGATCCGAAATCGCGGCGGCAGCGATGA
- a CDS encoding beta-ketoacyl-ACP synthase produces MANLNDHMGRPIVAVTGIGVVTSLGVGKSDNWAALTSGKSGIHPITRFPIDQLNTRISGMVDFLPSSSKGASPLTYELAELAGLEAVTEAGLDSSDFGGPLFLASPPVELDWAERFSLYNSDKDKDDTAAERLLRVARSLKELDIFETTQFGSIADRLADRLGTRGLPITLSTACASGATAIQLGVEAIRRGECDRALSIGADGSATAEALIRFSLLSALSTHNDIPEKASKPFSRDRDGFVLAEGSGALVLESLETALARGATILGVLGGCGEKADDFHRTRSKPDASPAIAAVRAALADAGLSEDEIDYVNAHGTSTPENDKMEHLALSTVFGERIGSMPVSSNKSMIGHTLSAAGAVEAAFSLMTMRESVIPPTINYDNPDPAIVLDVVPNKKRNAEVRTVLSNSFGFGGQNTCLVMAREPV; encoded by the coding sequence ATGGCCAATCTAAACGATCACATGGGCAGGCCGATCGTCGCCGTCACCGGCATCGGCGTGGTGACCTCGCTTGGCGTCGGCAAATCAGACAATTGGGCGGCGCTGACCTCCGGCAAGTCGGGCATTCACCCGATCACCCGCTTTCCCATCGATCAACTGAACACCCGCATCTCCGGCATGGTCGATTTCCTGCCGTCGAGTTCGAAAGGTGCCAGCCCGCTCACCTATGAGCTGGCCGAGCTTGCGGGCCTCGAAGCGGTGACCGAAGCCGGTCTTGATTCCAGCGATTTCGGCGGACCGCTCTTCCTCGCATCGCCGCCGGTCGAACTCGACTGGGCCGAGCGCTTCTCGCTCTACAATTCTGACAAGGACAAGGATGACACCGCCGCCGAAAGACTGCTTCGGGTCGCGCGTAGCTTGAAAGAGCTGGATATTTTCGAGACCACCCAGTTCGGTTCGATCGCCGACCGCCTTGCCGACCGCCTTGGCACACGTGGTCTGCCAATCACGCTGTCGACGGCTTGCGCTTCAGGTGCCACCGCGATCCAGCTCGGCGTCGAGGCGATCCGACGCGGCGAATGCGACCGAGCGCTATCGATCGGCGCGGACGGTTCCGCGACCGCCGAGGCATTGATCCGTTTCTCATTGCTTTCGGCGCTCTCCACGCACAACGACATTCCCGAAAAGGCATCGAAGCCCTTCTCCAGGGATCGCGACGGCTTCGTGTTGGCCGAGGGATCCGGGGCACTGGTGTTGGAATCGCTTGAGACGGCATTGGCTCGCGGCGCGACTATTCTCGGCGTCCTGGGCGGTTGCGGCGAGAAGGCCGACGACTTCCACCGCACCCGCTCGAAGCCGGACGCTTCGCCGGCCATCGCCGCGGTTCGCGCCGCCCTCGCCGATGCCGGCCTGAGTGAAGACGAGATCGACTATGTCAACGCCCACGGCACGTCGACTCCGGAGAACGACAAGATGGAACATCTGGCGCTCTCGACCGTGTTCGGCGAACGGATCGGCTCGATGCCGGTTTCGTCGAACAAGTCGATGATTGGCCACACGCTGTCGGCGGCGGGCGCGGTCGAGGCGGCGTTCTCGCTGATGACGATGCGCGAAAGCGTCATTCCGCCGACCATCAACTATGACAATCCGGACCCCGCGATCGTGCTCGACGTGGTGCCGAACAAGAAGCGCAATGCCGAGGTTCGCACCGTTCTGTCGAACTCCTTCGGCTTCGGCGGCCAGAACACTTGCCTTGTCATGGCGCGGGAACCGGTCTAA
- a CDS encoding ABC transporter substrate-binding protein, whose product MKLWKTILAAAVLSLAAGSQAFAARTDLVIGIPLEPPHLDPTAGAAAAIDEVLYANVFEGLTRIGPNGEVLPDLAESWTISDDGKIYTFKLHTGVKFHDGTDFDASDVKFSLDRARADNSVNAQKGLFAAIDKVDVVDPATVKVTLKNPQGSFLYNMGWGDAVIVAPETAETNKEKPIGTGPFKFQSWAKGSSITLVKSDTYWGTPASLDKAEFRIVPDAAANVPALLSGDIQAFPFFDPDSLAQVKDDPRFKVVVGSTEGETILSINNKKPPFDKLQVRQAISYALDRKAIIDGASAGLGLPIGSHMSPANKDYVDLTGRYPHDVAKAKELLKEAGLENGFKATLKLPPPGYARLGGEIIASQLRDVGIDLEIIPVEWAQWLDQVFTKKDYDLTIVSHTEPNDIDIYSRKDYYFNYDNPAFDKVIADLGVTSDEAKRKELLGQAQKILADDAVVGFLYELPKVGVWDAKLQGLWENAPIQANDLTKVKWSE is encoded by the coding sequence ATGAAATTGTGGAAAACCATCCTGGCCGCCGCAGTGCTGTCACTGGCCGCCGGCAGTCAGGCGTTTGCAGCGCGAACCGACCTGGTCATCGGCATTCCCCTCGAACCGCCCCATCTCGATCCGACCGCAGGTGCTGCCGCGGCAATCGACGAGGTTCTCTACGCCAATGTGTTCGAAGGCCTGACGCGCATCGGGCCGAATGGCGAAGTGCTGCCGGATCTGGCCGAAAGCTGGACCATTTCTGATGACGGCAAAATCTACACCTTCAAGCTGCACACCGGCGTCAAATTCCACGACGGCACAGACTTCGATGCCAGCGACGTGAAATTCTCGCTCGACCGGGCCCGCGCCGACAATTCAGTCAACGCGCAAAAGGGCCTGTTCGCGGCCATAGACAAAGTCGATGTCGTCGATCCGGCAACGGTCAAGGTGACGCTGAAGAACCCGCAAGGCTCCTTCCTTTACAATATGGGCTGGGGCGACGCGGTGATCGTCGCGCCTGAGACAGCCGAGACCAACAAGGAGAAACCGATCGGCACCGGCCCGTTCAAATTCCAGAGCTGGGCCAAGGGATCGTCGATCACCCTGGTCAAATCGGACACTTACTGGGGCACGCCGGCGTCCCTCGACAAGGCCGAGTTCCGCATCGTGCCGGATGCCGCCGCCAACGTGCCGGCGCTGCTTTCCGGCGACATCCAGGCCTTCCCTTTCTTCGATCCAGACAGCCTCGCGCAGGTGAAGGACGACCCGCGTTTCAAGGTGGTGGTCGGCTCGACCGAGGGCGAGACCATCCTGTCGATCAACAACAAGAAGCCGCCTTTCGACAAGCTGCAGGTGAGGCAGGCGATTTCCTACGCGCTCGACCGCAAGGCGATCATCGACGGCGCCTCGGCCGGCCTCGGCCTGCCGATCGGCTCGCATATGTCGCCGGCCAACAAGGACTATGTCGACCTCACCGGCCGCTATCCGCATGATGTCGCCAAAGCCAAGGAATTGCTGAAGGAAGCAGGCCTCGAGAACGGCTTCAAGGCGACGCTGAAACTGCCGCCGCCCGGCTATGCCAGGCTGGGCGGCGAGATCATCGCCTCGCAGCTTCGCGACGTCGGCATCGATCTGGAAATCATTCCGGTCGAATGGGCACAGTGGCTGGATCAGGTGTTCACCAAGAAGGATTACGACCTGACCATCGTCTCCCACACCGAACCCAACGACATCGATATCTATTCGCGCAAGGATTATTACTTCAACTACGACAATCCGGCCTTCGACAAGGTGATTGCCGATCTCGGTGTCACCTCCGACGAAGCCAAGCGCAAGGAATTGCTGGGGCAGGCGCAGAAGATCCTGGCCGACGATGCCGTGGTCGGCTTTCTCTACGAATTGCCGAAGGTCGGCGTCTGGGATGCCAAACTGCAAGGGTTATGGGAAAACGCTCCGATCCAGGCCAACGACCTGACCAAGGTGAAGTGGAGCGAGTGA
- a CDS encoding L,D-transpeptidase, producing MKKTVLMAAVFVAMLFGASGQGWAASLVANIDVSSQTMTVRYGLSVYRWSVSTARSGYFTPRGTYRPQRTARMWYSRKYHMSPMPYSVFFHGGYAIHGTGAVRQLGSPASHGCVRLHTANAAAFYSMVREVGFGNTRIVVTN from the coding sequence ATGAAAAAGACAGTTCTCATGGCGGCCGTGTTCGTCGCGATGCTGTTCGGTGCTTCGGGGCAAGGCTGGGCAGCCAGCCTCGTTGCAAATATAGACGTGTCGTCGCAGACGATGACGGTCAGATATGGTCTGTCGGTTTATCGGTGGAGTGTCTCCACCGCGCGTTCCGGCTATTTCACGCCACGCGGCACCTATCGGCCGCAGCGTACGGCCCGGATGTGGTATTCGCGCAAATATCATATGTCGCCTATGCCCTATTCCGTGTTCTTCCATGGCGGCTATGCCATCCACGGAACCGGCGCCGTCAGGCAACTTGGCAGCCCGGCGTCGCATGGTTGCGTGCGACTGCACACGGCCAATGCCGCAGCGTTTTATTCGATGGTGCGGGAAGTGGGCTTCGGCAACACGCGCATTGTCGTCACCAACTAA